Genomic DNA from Paracoccus sp. MBLB3053:
TCGGATACGCGGGGGAGGGGAAGCCCGTCGGCCTTGCCGGCGCGGATTGCACGCAGGTCGCGGCCCAGCCGGTCAAGGCTGCGCAGGCCCGCAGCGACTTGCAGAACGCTTGCCAGGGACAGCGCCATGCCCAGAACTGCAAGTGAAATGGCGAGCGGGCGACGAACGCGGGCAAGGCTTGCGTCGATCTCGGAGCGGGGTGCCGAGACGACGACCGCAAGTTCGCCGGTGCTGTCCGGCAATGAGAAAACATGCCGCAGGATGCGCAGCGGCTCACCCCCCGGGCCCGTGCCGGGGCCGCCAATGAAATCCGTGTCGGGTGGATTCATCACGTTGTCGAAAAGCGAAGCCGATTTTGCCACGACACGGCCTTCCTGCTGCAATTGCCAGAACCAGCCCGAAAGGGGAATGTCGAAGCGCGGATCGGTCGGCGCGGCCGAGACGACAAGTCGTCCGGTTCCATCAATGCCCGATCCCGCGATCAGGGCGTCGGCTATGGCCTCGGCCTCGGCATCGAAGCGATCGGTCACGAAACGATCGAGAATGGCCGCAATCGCCAGATAGCCGACAAGCAGCGCCGCCCCTATCAGCAGAAAGGACAGTCCGATCAAACGCAGCCTTATCGAATCGCCGGGAATCAACTGGCGACCCGCAGGACATAACCTTCGCCGCGCCTCGTTTCGATGAGCCCCTCGCCGATCTTTTTTCGGAGCCGCCCGATCACCACTTCGATCGACTTGAAGTCGCGATCCGCAGCGGCATCGTAGAGATGATCTGAAAGCTCGCTGCGGCTTACGACGCGGTTCTGGTGATGGATGAGGTAGGACAGGATGCGCGTCTCGAACGCAGTCAGCCGCAGCGCCATTCCATTTCGGGTGATGACGCCCAATTGGCTGTCCAGTCGCAAGGGGCCGGCCTTGATCACCGCCTGCGCGTGACCCGCGGCCCGGCGGACCAGGGTTTGTGCGCGGATCACGACCTCTTCCAGGCGAAAGGGCTTCACCGCGTAATCATCGGCCCCCGCGCGAAAGCCCGCGACCTTGTCGATCCAGTCCCCACGCGCGGTCAGGATCAGGACGGGCATGTTGATGCCAGTTTCGCGCCAGCGCGTCAGAACGTCGATGCCGGGCATGCCCGGCAGGCCCAGATCCAGAATCGAAAGGTCGTAGCTTTCCGTCGAGCCCAGATATTCCCCCTGGATTCCGTCATGCGCGATGTCGCAGGAAAAGCCGCCATCGGTCATCGCCTGTTCGATCTGAGCAGCCAAAACCGGATCGTCCTCGACGACGAGACATCTCATTCTTTTTCCCTCGTGCTTCGCCGCGCGCGTGTCAGACCCGATCCCCTGACTTCGAGAAACGCCCCGGTCTGTGCATCCAGGCGGATCAGCAGGACGTCACGTTCTCGTGTCAGCAGCTTGAGTTCATGTACAAGCTGAACGCCCCGTTCGTGCTCTTCGGGACGCGGCGCGCGCAGTCTTGCGGCGATCAAGCGGCCATGGAAGCGCGCCATCGCGATATGCATGGCATCCTGCAGGGGCATAACGCGCAGGCCGGGATCTTCCATCATCTCGAATTCCAGGTCCAGCTCGTCGCGTGCAGAATTCTGCAGCGGTTCGTTGGGTTCGGAATGGAGCATGTCAGGCG
This window encodes:
- a CDS encoding PepSY domain-containing protein, with amino-acid sequence MIRTLPTPQLLRNVLAAALAVGMFLGAPDMLHSEPNEPLQNSARDELDLEFEMMEDPGLRVMPLQDAMHIAMARFHGRLIAARLRAPRPEEHERGVQLVHELKLLTRERDVLLIRLDAQTGAFLEVRGSGLTRARRSTREKE
- a CDS encoding response regulator transcription factor, encoding MRCLVVEDDPVLAAQIEQAMTDGGFSCDIAHDGIQGEYLGSTESYDLSILDLGLPGMPGIDVLTRWRETGINMPVLILTARGDWIDKVAGFRAGADDYAVKPFRLEEVVIRAQTLVRRAAGHAQAVIKAGPLRLDSQLGVITRNGMALRLTAFETRILSYLIHHQNRVVSRSELSDHLYDAAADRDFKSIEVVIGRLRKKIGEGLIETRRGEGYVLRVAS